The Papio anubis isolate 15944 chromosome 1, Panubis1.0, whole genome shotgun sequence genome window below encodes:
- the DENND2D gene encoding DENN domain-containing protein 2D isoform X1, giving the protein MDGLGRRLRASLRLKRGHGGPPQDNSGEALKEPERAQEHSLPNFAGGQHFFEYLLVVSLKKKRSQDDYEPIITYQFPKRENLLRGQQEEEERLLKAIPLFCFPDGNEWASLTEYPRETFSFVLTNVDGSRKIGYCRRLLPAGPGPRLPKVYCIISCIGCFGLFSKILDEVEKRHQISMAVIYPFMQGLREAAFPAPGKTVTLKSFIPDSGTEFISLTRPLDSHLEHVDFSSLLHCLSFEQILQIFASAVLERKIIFLAEGLSTLSQCIHAAAALLYPFSWAHTYIPVVPESLLATVCCPTPFMVGVQMRFQQEVMDSPMEEVLLVNLCEGTFLMSVGDEKDILPPKLQDGILDSLGQGINELKTAEQINEHVSGPFVQFFVKTVGHYASYIKREANGQGHFQERSFCKAVTSKTNRRFVKKFVKTQLFSLFIQEAEKSKNPPAGYFQQKILEYEEQKKQKKPREKTVK; this is encoded by the exons ATGGATGGGCTCGGCCGCCGCCTTCGAGCCAGCCTGAGACTGAAGCGCGGCCATGGGG GACCGCCCCAGGACAATTCGGGGGAAGCTTTAAAGGAACCAGAAAGGGCCCAGGAGCACTCTTTGCCCAACTTTGCTGGGGGGCAGCACTTCTTTGAATACCTTCTTGTggtttctctcaaaaaaaagcgTTCACAGGATGATTACGAGCCTATAATCACCTACCAATTTCCCAAG CGGGAGAACCTGCTTCGGGgtcagcaggaggaggaggagcggcTACTCAAAGCTATCCCCTTGTTCTGCTTCCCAGACGGGAATGAGTGGGCATCACTCACCGAGTATCCCAG GGAGACCTTCTCCTTCGTTCTGACCAATGTGGATGGGAGCAGAAAGATTGGATACTGCAGGCGCCTCTTG CCTGCCGGCCCTGGCCCTCGCCTTCCCAAAGTGTACTGCATCATCAGCTGCATCGGCTGCTTCGGCTTGTTCTCCAAG ATCCTGGATGAAGTGGAGAAGAGACATCAGATCTCCATGGCTGTCATCTACCCGTTCATGCAGGGCCTCCGAGAGGCGGCCTTCCCTGCTCCTGGGAAGACTGTCACTCTCAAGAGCTTCATCCCCGACTCAGGCACTGAG TTCATTTCACTGACACGGCCCCTGGACTCCCACCTAGAACATGTGGATTTTAGTTCTCTATTGCACTGTCTCAGttttgaacagatacttcagaTCTTTGCCTCTGCTGTGCTGGAGAGAAAAATCATCTTCCTGGCGGAAGGTCTCAG CACCCTATCTCAGTGCATCCATGCTGCTGCCGCGCTGCTCTACCCCTTCAGCTGGGCGCACACCTACATCCCTGTTGTCCCTGAGAGCCTTCTGGCCACCGTCTGCTGCCCCACCCCCTTCATGGTTGGAGTACAAATGCGCTTCCAGCAGGAGGTCATGGACAGCCCTATGGAAGAG GTCCTGCTGGTCAATCTTTGTGAAGGAACCTTCTTAATGTCG GTTGGTGATGAAAAAGACATCCTGCCACCGAAGCTTCAGGATGGCATCTTAGACTCTCTCGGTCAGGGGATCAATGAGTTAAAGA CTGCAGAACAAATCAACGAGCATGTTTCAGGCCCTTTTGTACAGTTCTTTGTCAAGACTGTGGGTCACTATGCTTCCTATATCAAGCGGGAGGCAAATGGGCAAGGCCACTTCCAAGAACGATCCTTCTGTAAGGCTGTGACCTCCAAGACCAACCGCCGATTTGTGAAGAAGTTTGTGAAGACACAGCTCTTCTCACTTTTCATCCAGGAAGCTGAGAAAAGCAAGAATCCTCCTGCAG GCTATTTCCAACAGAAAATACTTGAATATGAGgaacagaagaaacagaagaagccAAGGGAAAAAACTGTGAAATAA
- the DENND2D gene encoding DENN domain-containing protein 2D isoform X2 — MEGQVVGRVFRLFRRRAGPPQDNSGEALKEPERAQEHSLPNFAGGQHFFEYLLVVSLKKKRSQDDYEPIITYQFPKRENLLRGQQEEEERLLKAIPLFCFPDGNEWASLTEYPRETFSFVLTNVDGSRKIGYCRRLLPAGPGPRLPKVYCIISCIGCFGLFSKILDEVEKRHQISMAVIYPFMQGLREAAFPAPGKTVTLKSFIPDSGTEFISLTRPLDSHLEHVDFSSLLHCLSFEQILQIFASAVLERKIIFLAEGLSTLSQCIHAAAALLYPFSWAHTYIPVVPESLLATVCCPTPFMVGVQMRFQQEVMDSPMEEVLLVNLCEGTFLMSVGDEKDILPPKLQDGILDSLGQGINELKTAEQINEHVSGPFVQFFVKTVGHYASYIKREANGQGHFQERSFCKAVTSKTNRRFVKKFVKTQLFSLFIQEAEKSKNPPAGYFQQKILEYEEQKKQKKPREKTVK; from the exons ATGGAAGGACAAGTGGTAGGCCGGGTGTTCAGGCTCTTCCGACGTCGAGCAG GACCGCCCCAGGACAATTCGGGGGAAGCTTTAAAGGAACCAGAAAGGGCCCAGGAGCACTCTTTGCCCAACTTTGCTGGGGGGCAGCACTTCTTTGAATACCTTCTTGTggtttctctcaaaaaaaagcgTTCACAGGATGATTACGAGCCTATAATCACCTACCAATTTCCCAAG CGGGAGAACCTGCTTCGGGgtcagcaggaggaggaggagcggcTACTCAAAGCTATCCCCTTGTTCTGCTTCCCAGACGGGAATGAGTGGGCATCACTCACCGAGTATCCCAG GGAGACCTTCTCCTTCGTTCTGACCAATGTGGATGGGAGCAGAAAGATTGGATACTGCAGGCGCCTCTTG CCTGCCGGCCCTGGCCCTCGCCTTCCCAAAGTGTACTGCATCATCAGCTGCATCGGCTGCTTCGGCTTGTTCTCCAAG ATCCTGGATGAAGTGGAGAAGAGACATCAGATCTCCATGGCTGTCATCTACCCGTTCATGCAGGGCCTCCGAGAGGCGGCCTTCCCTGCTCCTGGGAAGACTGTCACTCTCAAGAGCTTCATCCCCGACTCAGGCACTGAG TTCATTTCACTGACACGGCCCCTGGACTCCCACCTAGAACATGTGGATTTTAGTTCTCTATTGCACTGTCTCAGttttgaacagatacttcagaTCTTTGCCTCTGCTGTGCTGGAGAGAAAAATCATCTTCCTGGCGGAAGGTCTCAG CACCCTATCTCAGTGCATCCATGCTGCTGCCGCGCTGCTCTACCCCTTCAGCTGGGCGCACACCTACATCCCTGTTGTCCCTGAGAGCCTTCTGGCCACCGTCTGCTGCCCCACCCCCTTCATGGTTGGAGTACAAATGCGCTTCCAGCAGGAGGTCATGGACAGCCCTATGGAAGAG GTCCTGCTGGTCAATCTTTGTGAAGGAACCTTCTTAATGTCG GTTGGTGATGAAAAAGACATCCTGCCACCGAAGCTTCAGGATGGCATCTTAGACTCTCTCGGTCAGGGGATCAATGAGTTAAAGA CTGCAGAACAAATCAACGAGCATGTTTCAGGCCCTTTTGTACAGTTCTTTGTCAAGACTGTGGGTCACTATGCTTCCTATATCAAGCGGGAGGCAAATGGGCAAGGCCACTTCCAAGAACGATCCTTCTGTAAGGCTGTGACCTCCAAGACCAACCGCCGATTTGTGAAGAAGTTTGTGAAGACACAGCTCTTCTCACTTTTCATCCAGGAAGCTGAGAAAAGCAAGAATCCTCCTGCAG GCTATTTCCAACAGAAAATACTTGAATATGAGgaacagaagaaacagaagaagccAAGGGAAAAAACTGTGAAATAA
- the DENND2D gene encoding DENN domain-containing protein 2D isoform X3 translates to MGRENLLRGQQEEEERLLKAIPLFCFPDGNEWASLTEYPRETFSFVLTNVDGSRKIGYCRRLLPAGPGPRLPKVYCIISCIGCFGLFSKILDEVEKRHQISMAVIYPFMQGLREAAFPAPGKTVTLKSFIPDSGTEFISLTRPLDSHLEHVDFSSLLHCLSFEQILQIFASAVLERKIIFLAEGLSTLSQCIHAAAALLYPFSWAHTYIPVVPESLLATVCCPTPFMVGVQMRFQQEVMDSPMEEVLLVNLCEGTFLMSVGDEKDILPPKLQDGILDSLGQGINELKTAEQINEHVSGPFVQFFVKTVGHYASYIKREANGQGHFQERSFCKAVTSKTNRRFVKKFVKTQLFSLFIQEAEKSKNPPAGYFQQKILEYEEQKKQKKPREKTVK, encoded by the exons ATGGGG CGGGAGAACCTGCTTCGGGgtcagcaggaggaggaggagcggcTACTCAAAGCTATCCCCTTGTTCTGCTTCCCAGACGGGAATGAGTGGGCATCACTCACCGAGTATCCCAG GGAGACCTTCTCCTTCGTTCTGACCAATGTGGATGGGAGCAGAAAGATTGGATACTGCAGGCGCCTCTTG CCTGCCGGCCCTGGCCCTCGCCTTCCCAAAGTGTACTGCATCATCAGCTGCATCGGCTGCTTCGGCTTGTTCTCCAAG ATCCTGGATGAAGTGGAGAAGAGACATCAGATCTCCATGGCTGTCATCTACCCGTTCATGCAGGGCCTCCGAGAGGCGGCCTTCCCTGCTCCTGGGAAGACTGTCACTCTCAAGAGCTTCATCCCCGACTCAGGCACTGAG TTCATTTCACTGACACGGCCCCTGGACTCCCACCTAGAACATGTGGATTTTAGTTCTCTATTGCACTGTCTCAGttttgaacagatacttcagaTCTTTGCCTCTGCTGTGCTGGAGAGAAAAATCATCTTCCTGGCGGAAGGTCTCAG CACCCTATCTCAGTGCATCCATGCTGCTGCCGCGCTGCTCTACCCCTTCAGCTGGGCGCACACCTACATCCCTGTTGTCCCTGAGAGCCTTCTGGCCACCGTCTGCTGCCCCACCCCCTTCATGGTTGGAGTACAAATGCGCTTCCAGCAGGAGGTCATGGACAGCCCTATGGAAGAG GTCCTGCTGGTCAATCTTTGTGAAGGAACCTTCTTAATGTCG GTTGGTGATGAAAAAGACATCCTGCCACCGAAGCTTCAGGATGGCATCTTAGACTCTCTCGGTCAGGGGATCAATGAGTTAAAGA CTGCAGAACAAATCAACGAGCATGTTTCAGGCCCTTTTGTACAGTTCTTTGTCAAGACTGTGGGTCACTATGCTTCCTATATCAAGCGGGAGGCAAATGGGCAAGGCCACTTCCAAGAACGATCCTTCTGTAAGGCTGTGACCTCCAAGACCAACCGCCGATTTGTGAAGAAGTTTGTGAAGACACAGCTCTTCTCACTTTTCATCCAGGAAGCTGAGAAAAGCAAGAATCCTCCTGCAG GCTATTTCCAACAGAAAATACTTGAATATGAGgaacagaagaaacagaagaagccAAGGGAAAAAACTGTGAAATAA